The Caldicellulosiruptoraceae bacterium PP1 nucleotide sequence CTCTCTTATAAGTGCTGATAACAATGTTGTTTTTCCACTACTTGGTGCACCAGAAAATACTATTGTCTTTCTTTTTTTAACTAATTTTGTTAGTCTTTCTGCCATTTCATAAGATAGCATTCCTTCTTCTACTAATGTTGATAATGTTTTATGTGTTGGTGGCTTTCTTATATGCAAATGTGGTGAATCTACTGAAATTGCTTCAAATGTTGCAACTATTCGTAAATGATATTTTGGATCTGTTACTATAACTTTTGCCTCATTTTCGTTAATTCTTCCTTTGTTTGTTATTACAACTCTTTTAATATATTCTCTTAATTTCTTTACACTTTTAAAATTAATATTTGTTTTTTCATCAACACCATATTTGCGAACTATTACACTGTTATATGATGTGATGAATATATCTGTTACTTCTGGATCTTCAATATATGGTTGTAGTGGACCATATTCCAATAAGTTTTGCAAAACAACTTTGGGATGTATATTTTTATAACCAAGCTCATTTATTACTGCTTGGACTTCATCAAATAGTAAAAATGGATCTTGATTTTCTAAAACTATATTAGGTTTCTTCTTTAATAACCTTTCTATTACATCAGTTATTTTTTCTTCTTCTATCTCCAAAGCCTCATTTATATTTACAGAGTATGGATTTATAATCAATCTTCTCTCACTCCTTTTGAACTTATAAGTTTAGGAGCAATTTTGGCAAGGTTCTTAACATACTTTTTCTT carries:
- a CDS encoding ATPase, T2SS/T4P/T4SS family gives rise to the protein MIINPYSVNINEALEIEEEKITDVIERLLKKKPNIVLENQDPFLLFDEVQAVINELGYKNIHPKVVLQNLLEYGPLQPYIEDPEVTDIFITSYNSVIVRKYGVDEKTNINFKSVKKLREYIKRVVITNKGRINENEAKVIVTDPKYHLRIVATFEAISVDSPHLHIRKPPTHKTLSTLVEEGMLSYEMAERLTKLVKKRKTIVFSGAPSSGKTTLLSALIREIPETERYAIIQETFEIPRIHENSMVEIIRASEMQAWLKQYDLFELTRIGCLETLNRIIIGEVKGKEAYQWVFAVYSGMNGSMTTVHTNSASETIPKLVMLMKMASTDLPVEYLENVLVNSLDYIVYMRRYRLMQLYNVKKKEYEYDILQENEREREIYQSSNQPFTSI